ATCGTCATCATCATCCACGAGCTGGGCCACTTCGCGGTCTGCAAGTGGACCGGCATCTACGTCAAGACCTTCTCGATCGGCTTCGGCCCCAAGCTGCTGCGCCGCCGCTACGGCGAGACCGAGTACGCGATCTCGGTGGCCCCCTTCGGCGGCTACGTGAAGATGGCCGGCGAGGGCGTGCTCGAGGAGATCCAGGACACCGCGACGCGCGACGCCCACCACTACCCCATCGGCACGATCGAGGGCGACCGCGCCGCGGCGCTGCGGGACGACCCCATCCCCGAGTCGCGCCACTTCCGCAACCGCCCCGCCTGGCAACGGCTGGCCGTGGTCACGGCGGGCCCGGCCGCGAACCTGCTGCTGGCCCTGATCCTCTACACGCTGACCGTGCTGGGCAGCGGCCTGCTGGTGATCCCGGTCACCACCGTCGGCGGCGTGGCCGACGGCTCGCCGGCGGCGGCCGCGGGCCTGCAGGTGGGGGACCGGATCCTGGAGGTCGACGGCAAGGGCGTCGCGACCTGGGACGAGCTGACCGCGGCGCTGCTGACGGCGGGCGAGTCCGCGGGCGGGACCGCCGCCCTGACCTACGAGCGCGACGGCGCGCGGGCTACGGCCTCGCTGCAGCCGCGACGCGACGCCACCGGCCGCTGGGAGCTCGGGCTGGAACCCCACGACAACGTCGTGGGCCTGGTGCAGAAGGGGGGGCCGGCCGGGCGCGCCGGCCTGCAGAGCGGCGACCGGGTGGTCGCCCTGGACGGGCAGCCCGTGACGTCCTTCAACGACATCGCGCGGGTGATCAACGCCAAGGCCGGCGTGCCGGTGTTCGTGCGCTGGGAGCGGGGCGGGGAGACCTTCGAGCGCGCGATCGTGCCGACCGCCGAAGAGGTGCAGCCCGACTCGACGATCGGGCGCATCTTCTTCGAACGGCGCTACGAGTCCCGCCCCGTGGGGCTCTTCCACGCCGTGCGCATCGGCGTGGCGGCGACCGTCGGCACCATCGCTTCGACGGTCGAGGTCCTGGGCAACTTCTTCCTGGGCCGGCTGGGCATGGAGGCGGTCGGGGGCCCGATCCGCATCGGGCAGGTGGCCGGGGAGATGCTGCGTTGGAGCTTCAGCCACCTGATGCAGTTCATCGCCTTCTTCTCGGTGAACCTCTTCCTGCTGAACCTGCTGCCGATCCCCGTCCTGGACGGCGGCCACGTGGTCTTCATCCTGCTCGAGATGGTGATGGGCCGCC
The DNA window shown above is from bacterium and carries:
- the rseP gene encoding RIP metalloprotease RseP, producing the protein MLSTLIAFALTLGIVIIIHELGHFAVCKWTGIYVKTFSIGFGPKLLRRRYGETEYAISVAPFGGYVKMAGEGVLEEIQDTATRDAHHYPIGTIEGDRAAALRDDPIPESRHFRNRPAWQRLAVVTAGPAANLLLALILYTLTVLGSGLLVIPVTTVGGVADGSPAAAAGLQVGDRILEVDGKGVATWDELTAALLTAGESAGGTAALTYERDGARATASLQPRRDATGRWELGLEPHDNVVGLVQKGGPAGRAGLQSGDRVVALDGQPVTSFNDIARVINAKAGVPVFVRWERGGETFERAIVPTAEEVQPDSTIGRIFFERRYESRPVGLFHAVRIGVAATVGTIASTVEVLGNFFLGRLGMEAVGGPIRIGQVAGEMLRWSFSHLMQFIAFFSVNLFLLNLLPIPVLDGGHVVFILLEMVMGRRVHERVQAIATQVGLIMLLLFMTFVIVVDVLKILPGQ